From the Camarhynchus parvulus chromosome 13, STF_HiC, whole genome shotgun sequence genome, one window contains:
- the DRD1 gene encoding D(1A) dopamine receptor, whose protein sequence is MTWNDTTMDGEGLLVERDSSSFRILTGCFLSLLILSTLLGNTLVCAAVIRFRHLRSKVTNFFVISLAVSDLLVAVLVMPWKAVAEIAGFWPFGSFCNIWVAFDIMCSTASILNLCVISVDRYWAISSPFRYERKMTPKAAFIMISVAWTLSVLISFIPVQLNWHKATTTSFLDFNASLEGVSMDNCDSSLNRMYAISSSLISFYIPVAIMIVTYTRIYRIAQKQIRRISALERAAVHAKNCHNPGGNRSSMDCQQPESNFKMSFKRETKVLKTLSVIMGVFVCCWLPFFVLNCMIPFCEPTEPSKGAEAFCINSTTFDVFIWFGWANSSLNPIIYAFNADFRKAFSTLLGCYRLCPLAGNAIETVSINNNGAVVFSSQHEPKGSSPKESNLVYLIPHSIICPEEEPLKKEDEEGELSKTLEKMSPALSGILDYEADVSLEKINPITQNGQHKT, encoded by the coding sequence ATGACTTGGAACGACACCACTATGGACGGGGAAGGGTTGCTGGTGGAAAGGGACTCCTCTTCCTTTCGGATCCTTACGGGCTGCTTCCTCTCGCTCCTGATCCTCTCCACGCTGCTGGGGAACACGCTGGTCTGCGCAGCTGTCATTCGCTTTCGCCACCTCAGGTCCAAGGTCACCAACTTCTTTGTCATCTCCTTGGCCGTGTCAGATCTCTTAGTGGCAGTTTTGGTCATGCCTTGGAAAGCTGTGGCCGAGATCGCCGGTTTCTGGCCTTTTGGTTcattttgcaacatctgggTGGCCTTTGATATTATGTGCTCAACAGCCTCCATCTTAAACCTCTGTGTCATTAGTGTGGACAGATACTGGGCCATCTCCAGCCCGTTTAGGTACGAGAGGAAAATGACCCCCAAGGCAGCCTTCATCATGATCAGCGTGGCATGGACATTGTCCGTGCTGATCTCCTTCATCCCAGTGCAGCTGAACTGGCACAAGGCTACAACCACGAGCTTTTTGGACTTCAATGCCAGCTTAGAAGGTGTAAGCATGGACAACTGTGATTCTAGCCTAAACAGGATGTATGCCATCTCCTCTTCTCTAATTAGCTTCTACATCCCCGTGGCCATCATGATAGTCACCTACACCAGGATATACCGGATTGCTCAGAAGCAAATCCGGCGCATCTCGGCTctggagagagcagcagtgcatGCCAAGAACTGCCATAACCCAGGTGGCAACAGGAGCAGCATGGACTGCCAGCAGCCAGAGAGCAACTTCAAAATGTCCTTCAAGAGGGAAACAAAGGTGTTAAAGACCCTCTCTGTGATCATGGGGGTGTTTGTGTGCTGCTGGTTGCCATTTTTTGTGTTGAACTGCATGATTCCCTTCTGCGAGCCCACCGAGCCCTCCAAGGGAGCAGAGGCTTTCTGCATTAATTCCACCACCTTTGATGTTTTTATATGGTTTGGATGGGCCAATTCTTCCCTCAACCCCATCATTTATGCCTTCAACGCTGATTTCCGCAAGGCATTCTCCACCTTGCTGGGCTGCTACAGGCTCTGCCCCCTGGCTGGCAATGCCATCGAGACTGTCAGCATCAACAACAACGGGGCCGTGGTCTTTTCCAGCCAACACGAGCCCAAAGGGTCCAGCCCCAAAGAGTCTAATCTGGTTTATCTGATTCCACATTCCATTATCTGCCCGGAAGAAGAACCTCTTaaaaaggaagatgaggaggGTGAACTGTCAAAGACCTTGGAGAAAATGTCTCCAGCACTGTCGGGTATCTTGGATTATGAAGCTGATGTTTCTTTGGAAAAGATCAATCCCATTACACAGAATGGGCAGCATAAAACCTGA